The following are encoded together in the Ovis aries strain OAR_USU_Benz2616 breed Rambouillet chromosome 15, ARS-UI_Ramb_v3.0, whole genome shotgun sequence genome:
- the LOC101107549 gene encoding olfactory receptor 2D2 — translation MRQTNQTQVTEFFLLGLSDDQHTQQLLFTLFLGVYLVTVLGNLLLMFLIQVDSQLHTPMYFFLCNLSLADLCFSTNIVPQALVHLLSRQKVISFTRCAAQLLLFLIFGCTQCALLAVMSYDRYVAVCNPLHYPSTMTWRVCIQLAVGSWTSGILVSVVDTTFTLRLPYQGSNNIAHFFCEAPAMLILASTDTHTSEIAIFLMGVVILLIPVSLILASYGRIIVTVVRIRSAEGKLKAFSTCGSHLVVVILFYGSAIVTYMTPKSYKEQEKLVSVFYAMVTPVLNPLIYSLRNKDVKGALRKVTTRNFPCRFGIFQTPRTSWLSTSKTG, via the coding sequence ATGAGACAGACAAATCAGACGCAGGTGACAGAATTCTTCCTTCTGGGACTCTCTGATGACCAACACACCCAACAGCTGCTTTTCACCTTATTCCTGGGTGTCTACCTGGTCACTGTGCTTGGAAATCTGCTTCTCATGTTCCTTATTCAGGTTGACTCTCAGCTTCACACAcccatgtatttttttctctgcaaTTTATCTCTGGCTGACCTCTGTTTCTCTACCAACATTGTTCCTCAAGCCCTAGTCCACCTGCTATCCAGACAGAAAGTGATTTCATTCACACGTTGTGCAGCTCAGCTTCTACTCTTCCTCATTTTTGGGTGTACACAGTGTGCCCTTTTGGCGGTGATGTCCTATGATCGATATGTGGCTGTCTGCAACCCTCTGCATTACCCTAGCACCATGACTTGGAGGGTGTGCATCCAGCTGGCTGTAGGGTCATGGACCAGTGGCATTCTGGTGTCTGTGGTGGACACCACCTTCACACTAAGGCTGCCCTACCAAGGCAGCAATAATATTGCTCATTTCTTTTGTGAAGCCCCTGCAATGTTGATCTTGGCATCCACAGACACCCACACTTCAGAGATAGCCATTTTCCTCATGGGGGTTGTGATTCTCCTCATACCGGTTTCTCTAATCCTGGCGTCTTATGGCCGCATCATAGTGACTGTGGTCAGGATAAGGTCAGCTGAGGGCAAGCTCAAGGCATTCTCAACCTGTGGCTCCCATCTTGTGGTGGTCATCCTTTTTTATGGGTCAGCAATTGTCACCTACATGACACCAAAGTCTTACAAAGAACAGGAAAAGCTGGTATCTGTGTTCTATGCAATGGTGACTCCCGTGCTTAATCCGCTCATCTACAGCCTGAGGAACAAGGATGTGAAGGGAGCTCTGAGGAAAGTAACCACAAGGAATTTCCCATGCAggtttggaattttccagacaccGAGAACCTCCTGGTTGTCTACTTCTAAGACTGGCTGA
- the LOC101113526 gene encoding olfactory receptor 10A4 — MMRGNGTVVREFVLVSFSSLSSQLQALLFLLFLTIYLVTLMGNVLIILVTTADSALQSPMYFFLRNLSFLEIGFNLVIVPKMLGTLIIQDTTISFLGCATQMYFFFFFGAAECCLLATMAYDRYVAICDPLRYPIMMGRRACGQLAAASWFSGFPVATVQTTWIFSFPFCGPNRVNHFFCDSPPVIALVCADTSLFELEALTATVLFILFPFLLILGSYVRILSTIFRMPSAEGKRKAFSTCSSHLLVVSLFYSTAILTYFRPRSSNSPESKKLLSLSYTVVTPMLNPIIYSLRNSEVKAALRRAIRRTLGFQKL, encoded by the coding sequence ATGATGCGGGGAAACGGGACAGTCGTCAGGGAGTTTGTTCTTGTGAGCTTCTCATCCCTGTCCTCTCAGCTACAAGCTCtgttgtttctcctttttttgacCATTTACCTTGTTACCCTGATGGGAAACGTCCTCATAATCCTGGTTACTACAGCTGACTCTGCCCTCCAAAGTCCTATGTACTTCTTCCTCAGGAACTTGTCTTTCCTGGAGATAGGTTTCAACTTGGTTATTGTGCCCAAGATGCTGGGGACCCTGATTATTCAGGACACAACCATCTCCTTCCTCGGCTGTGCTACCCAGAtgtacttcttcttcttcttcggAGCTGCTGAGTGCTGCCTCCTGGCCACCATGGCGTATgaccgctacgtggccatctgTGACCCTTTGCGCTACCCAATCATGATGGGTCGCAGGGCCTGTGGCCAGCTGGCAGCTGCCTCCTGGTTCTCAGGATTCCCAGTGGCTACTGTGCAAACCACATGGATTTTCAGCTTCCCTTTTTGTGGCCCCAACAGGGTGAACCACTTCTTCTGTGACAGCCCCCCTGTCATCGCACTGGTCTGTGCTGACACCTCTCTGTTTGAACTGGAAGCTCTAACAGCTACTGTCCTGTTCATCCTCTTCCCTTTCTTGCTGATCCTGGGCTCCTATGTCCGCATCCTCTCCACTATCTTCAGGATGCCCTCAGCCGAGGGGAAGCGCAAGGCtttctccacctgctcctcccaccttctGGTTGTCTCCCTCTTCTACAGCACTGCCATCCTCACATACTTTCGACCCCGGTCCAGCAACTCTCCTGAGAGCAAGAAGCTGCTGTCGCTCTCCTACACGGTGGTGACTCCCATGCTGAACCCCATCATCTACAGCTTGAGGAACAGCGAAGTAAAGGCTGCACTAAGGCGGGCCATCCGCAGGACCTTGGGCTTTCAGAAACTATGA